A genomic segment from Aspergillus chevalieri M1 DNA, chromosome 7, nearly complete sequence encodes:
- a CDS encoding uncharacterized protein (COG:E;~EggNog:ENOG410PJTQ;~InterPro:IPR037217,IPR000898;~PFAM:PF01231;~TransMembrane:1 (o18-41i);~go_function: GO:0020037 - heme binding [Evidence IEA];~go_function: GO:0046872 - metal ion binding [Evidence IEA];~go_process: GO:0019441 - tryptophan catabolic process to kynurenine [Evidence IEA]) has product MKNDVENLLLTFLYPENFLYLCNTSSFFYLIFYYLIAPYICNSSSAIIMTRTQVPYPSPATLTKFPHIHDVPSEVSHALDPFTITTSTGFMPYQTAPTELPEAFKALQSLVERMPVLRLDGKPGLLATYEFGPAVERELSVDLTDEIEKLVLPDGSYDKFTMAAVFRDYTFVASSYLLEPCWENWRKNPDGGYGLGRQVLPKAIARPMYRAAQILDVPPFMSYAASYALFNYTLADHSKGLGEYSNLRLVRGFERGLDPKSSEAGFILTHVDMVKETGALVAGVLKVIDTIEQHGDRDEINDGFRDILRTMEKIEASMEDMWGNSKPEEYLSFRVFIFGITNQSMFPNGVIYDGVEDNQPLSFRGESGANDSIIPLLDHLCQIPMPETPLTKILHEFRAYRPRPHREFLTYIREKAEEIGVQKYAVEDSETAVLFLKTLNHVRSFRWRHWLFAREYIIRRTPHPTATGGSPIVTWLPNQLSAVMDLMVTIYDTYLAPKDGVTIVNGKEDLIASHRKQVEPMMELVRDQRVKLAKEVARWCQERGV; this is encoded by the exons atgaagaatgaTGTTGAAAATCTTCTTTTGACCTTCTTGTATCCTGAGAA CTTTCTATACCTGTGCAATACCTCATCGTTCTTCTACTTGATCTTCTATTACCTTATTGCCCCATACATCTGTAATTCGTCTTCCGCCATCATCATGACCCGAACCCAAGTGCCCTACCCCTCTCCCGCTACCCTGACCAAGTTCCCTCACATCCATGATGTCCCCTCCGAGGTGTCTCATGCCCTCGACCCCTTCACCATCACTACCTCTACTGGCTTCATGCCTTACCAGACTGCCCCTACTGAGCTCCCCGAGGCCTTCAAGGCCCTTCAGTCTTTGGTGGAGCGCATGCCCGTCCTCAGACTCGATGGCAAGCCCGGTCTGCTGGCGACGTACGAGTTCGGCCCTGCGGTCGAGCGTGAGCTCAGTGTTGACCTGACCGATGAGATCGAGAAGCTCGTCCTGCCTGATGGCTCGTATGACAAGTTCACCATGGCTGCCGTCTTCCGGGACTACACCTTCGTGGCCTCGTCGTACCTCCTTGAGCCTTGCTGGGAGAATTGGAGAAAGAACCCGGATGGGGGATACGGCCTTGGTCGGCAAGTCTTGCCCAAGGCTATTGCTCGTCCCATGTATCGTGCTGCTCAGAT TCTGGATGTCCCTCCCTTCATGTCCTATGCTGCCTCATATGCTCTCTTCAACTATACCCTCGCCGACCACTCCAAGGGTTTGGGCGAGTACTCTAACCTCCGTCTGGTCCGTGGCTTTGAGCGTGGGCTTGACCCCAAGAGTTCCGAGGCCGGCTTTATCTTGACCCACGTCGACATGGTCAAGGAGACTGGTGCTCTTGTCGCCGGTGTTCTCAAGGTGATCGACACCATCGAGCAGCATGGCGATCGCGACGAGATCAACGACGGCTTCCGTGACATCCTGCGCACCATGGAAAAGATTGAGGCATCCATGGAAG ACATGTGGGGAAACTCCAAGCCAGAGGAGTACCTCTCCTTCCGggtcttcatcttcggcATCACCAACCAGTCTATGTTCCCCAACGGCGTGATCTACGACGGCGTCGAGGACAACCAGCCCCTCTCCTTCCGCGGCGAGAGCGGCGCTAACGACAGTATT ATTCCTCTCCTCGACCATCTCTGCCAGATCCCCATGCCCGAGACTCCCCTGACCAAGATCCTCCATGAGTTCCGCGCGTACCGCCCCCGTCCCCACCGCGAGTTCCTGACCTACATCCGCGAGAAGGCCGAAGAAATTGGTGTGCAGAAATACGCCGTCGAAGACTCTGAGACAGCGGTGCTTTTCCTCAAGACGCTCAACCACGTTCGCAGCTTTCGCTGGCGCCACTGGCTCTTTGCCCGCGAGTACATTATTCGCCGGACACCGCACCCGACTGCTACTGGTGGAAGTCCCATTGTGACT TGGCTCCCAAACCAGCTCTCAgctgtcatggatctcatggTCACCATATACGATACGTACCTCGCGCCCAAGGATGGTGTGACCATTGTGAACGGCAAGGAAGATCTGATCGCTTCACACCGGAAGCAGGTCGAGCCAATGATGGAGCTTGTGCGCGACCAGAGAGTAAAATTGGCCAAGGAGGTGGCGCGGTGGTGCCAGGAGCGTGGAGTTTAA
- a CDS encoding LOG family protein (COG:S;~EggNog:ENOG410PHUH;~InterPro:IPR031100,IPR005269;~PFAM:PF03641) translates to MTQDKPAVICVFCGSTAGKNPVHLEAARALAYEFHKNNVQLVYGGGTTGLMGEIAKTLVSLSGPKAVHGVIPRALVKVAARNSAGEDETASDTTGGKAAERVVSELLDGNEIPESKFGLTTIVPDMHTRKRLMATKVLEGGPGSGFVSLAGGYGTIEEVMEMTTWNQLGIHRVGVVLLNINGYWDGVLAWVRTAVQEGFISGENGSILTEAHDVKDVWPKLVEYQCSPDRYQLNWGQE, encoded by the exons ATGACCCAGGATAAACCAGCTGTCATCTGCGTCTT CTGCGGTTCTACTGCAGGCAAAAACCCAGTGCATCTGGAAGCAGCCCGGGCTCTGGCCTACGAGTTTCATAAGAACAATGTTCAACTAGTATACGGCGGTGGCACCACGGGTCTGATGGGTGAGATTGCGAAGACATTGGTCTCATTGTCTGGGCCAAAAGCTGTGCACGGTGTGATTCCACGAGCACTGGTCAAAGTAGCTGCAAGGAATAGCGCTGGCGAGGACGAGACCGCCTCCGACACCACAGGAGGCAAGGCTGCCGAGCGAGTAGTCTCGGAATTGTTGGACGGGAATGAGATTCCAGAGTCGAAATTCGGTCTTACGACAATCGTGCCAGACATGCATACGCGCAAGCGGCTAATGGCCACGAAGGTGCTCGAAGGCGGGCCTGGATCCGGGTTTGTGTCGTTAGCTGGCGGGTATGGGACGATTGAGGAGGTCATGGAGATGACGACATGGAATCAGCTAGGTATCCATCGTGTTGGCGTTGTGTTGTTGAATATTAATGGCTACTGGGATGGAGTCCTGGCATGGGTACGGACTGCGGTGCAAGAAGGTTTTATCAGTGGTGAGAATGGCTCCATCCTGACGGAGGCGCATGACGTGAAAGACGTATGGCCAAAGTTGGTGGAATATCAGTGCAGCCCTGATCGGTACCAACTGAACTGGGGTCAGGAGTGA